GTTAATAATCtttgaaagtttattttggcCTTTTTGATATCTGGATTTAGGGGGTGGGAGGTACAAGCAAAGCTTATAGCTGAGCAAGCTGTTCTCTAGCTCTGATGACCCTGTATTGATGCCACAACTTCATGTACCCCAGAACAAAGGGACTCAGGATACTGTGAGCTCAGAATCGTTGAAGACCAACAGCATTCTAGGCAAAagccagagaaaaaaatgattggaATATTAGCAAGTAGCAGCTTAGCAAACTCAAAGTGGGCTTTGCAAGCTAGCATGGCTATAAACACCAGACTCGTTGGAAGGGACACAGCAGACACTTGGTGCAGTGAGGAGGGAAAATCTATGGTGAGGCAAGTCAGTAGATGGACCAGATAGCAATACTTGGATACAGAATGTAAGGAGCTCAAACACTGATACAGGAACGTATATAGGCATCGGTATCAACAGGAGCAGACAGCAATGCACAGGCAAAGCTATGTAAGGTGGGTCTGGGAAGACTGAAATGCAGTGAGTCAAAATGGAGACCCCTTAGACTGAAGTCTGATATGCTACAGACAGAAGAAAGACCTGTGGCAAGTAGCATGGCATAGAAGGCAACAGAGGAGCTCATACTTGGGCGGATGAAAGACGAAATTCTAGTTGGAAAGCAAAGGGCAAATTATTGCATGTTTCACAGCACTTTGTAGGACTCGTTTGGAGAGAGCACATACCACACCTAGAAGactgttttaattaatttgtcaAATGACTTGATAGACTGCCAGTTTTGAATGGAATCTCAACAGAGGGCTCTGCAGCTGATTCAGGCTATGTACAAGGCACCCTACTAACTGAATCATCTAAGTTGGCAGAACCTGCCAACTTAGCCCTTGTTGGAGCTATCTATGGTAGATAATGGCACCCTTAGGAAGCATTTTTAAAGTGGATCTCTGTGTTCCCAGTACTAAGGAATAAAAAGTCAGGGATAAATTCAACAAAGAtcatgctttcttctctctctgcacatGTATTTAGAAAGGTGGAAGGCCCATAAAGTATTGGGATATAGACTATTTGGCAGTGGCAGTAAATATTTGCTTGCTGGCTGCAGGTTATTTTTAGGAGAGGGACTATTCCCTGAGGCTGCAGGAACTTGTCCTTTGAAGGTTTTATGCCTTGATTTTCAGGATCCTGTGTAATGAATGGGAGTGGGGAAAAGAGCAATCAGACAGAGCAATGATGCCTATTAGGGGCAActgccttcctctttttttttttttttaattttttatttctatgaataaaataaaatttaaatttttttaaaaaattttatttcaatgaataacagtattcattgtttttgcaccacacccagtgctccatgtaatccgtgccctctctaatacccatcacctggttcccccaacctcccacccccggccccttcaaaacccttagattgtttttcaaagtccatagtctgggaaattggaaggggaggtgaaccatgagagactatggactctgccttcctcttcttaTGCCTTTCTTCCTGGAACATGAAATTCAACAACGGTTTATAAGACTCTAATATTTTCAttgcttataaaataaatgtatgagtatataaatattatggcagagaaatatttttaaaatatataaatgcctCTATTTCCTATAAAATGTAGCTTCTGTTAACATTTCAGAGCACATCCttccaggttttaaaaatatggtaatctgggggcacctgggtggtttagtcagctaagcatctgacttgattttggctcaggtcatgatctcagggtcatgaaatcgagcaGCACAAATGTCTCCAtgctcaggaaggagcctgcttcagattctctgtcctcctctctctgcccttctgcttgtgtgtgtgtgtgggctctctttctcaaaaaaataaaattaaaaacttggatTTTCATATAGAGTTGTAAACATGCTTATATACAGTTTTCCATTATGTTCTTTGAAAGATCATATTATAAGTTTTTCATAAACATCATTGGAGTATCTATATAATATTACTTCCAGTGAGTGTGTATCATAATTGCCTTAACCCTTTCCTTTAGGAAACTGGGCTGTAACTacttatctttttatattatgcTGTGATTAGATATCTTTCTAATCTAATTCTAAAGAAAGATTTTTCAAAGTACTTGAAAAAGTATTGGGCAAAGAGTAGAAATTGTTATGTGTCAAAGCCACCCACCCTAACTACAGCATTTAACACACACTGTTTGCTCTGGCCTGCCTCCTAAATTGTGAGCTATTtcagagaaacaacaacaactgtgTTTTCACAAATCTTTACTCACCATACCTCATAAAATTTTGCCACACAGAAGTTACACAACATTTTGAGTAAATGGAtgagtaaattaataaattattgaagaaaataatgaatgaaaattctATCTCCTCCACTTGATTCTGtgtttcttctctaatttttccAATCTGAATGGAGTAGGTTTCTGAAGTCTTCTCATACTCATagttaaagaatatattttgagCCCTGAGTGTGTGCCAACTATCATTGTGTCATGactgaccaaataaataaatagataaataaataaaaatcctgggTGCATtcaggtgtttcttttttttttttttttaaatatttcttgtgtACTtgaaagaatgtgcattcttgtttttttttttttaaagattttatttatttatttgacagacagagaacacaagtagacagaggcagtcagatagagaggaagggaagcaggccccctgctgagcagagagcccgatgcgggactcgatcccaggaacctgagatcatgacctgagccgaaggcagcggcttaacccactgagccacccaggcgccccattcaggTGTttctaaaggaagagaaagaacccTTCTATTTTTGAGAAACAGAAGTTCAACTATTccttgaaaaatgtatttatttcccaGGGACTATTAACAACTCTCTTCCCAGTTTCAGATTAATTATGAAAAGGAAGAAGTCCATATGATATAGAGCCTGCCATTATGAGAGAGGCATCATGGTGCCATGGAATTAGGCTTTAGGTTTGAAGTTACCATGTTTGGGTTACAATCCtcattgggctttttttttttttaagcactctcaaaggcaataaaatgggaaaaatgctaTCTACCTCAAGAATTATTGGGAGGGTTAAGTGAGCTTAATGATGTGAAAGCTCTTTACGAATAAATGAATCTCCAAACTAGTCCTCATTTATATTCCCAAAGGAATTGACTATCTTTCATATCTGGTAAAGGCACATCTCCACCGGGAATGGTTAAGGGAAACTCAGTAATTATTTCTAAATTGTCCTACACCAGAAATTTGTAGCCCTGGTCCCCTGGTCCCCAAGATAGCTGATAAAAATTGATACCTTTGTTGTTGCCTTGGACCTGGAAAAAAAGAGAGTGTACTTCCTCCTCATTTGAGGGTTGAGCTTGTGacttttttgaaatgaaaaattatttaccaTCCTGGAGCTGACAGTCCTTGAGTTTATCTTTGAGTTTACTGAGTTCGGTAAGGGCAGTGCTTATAGACTTCACtcagcaatgtgtgtgtgtgtgtgtgtgtgtgtgtcagagagagagagagagagagagagagaatgatcagCTACAGAATTATTGCAGATTATTATACTTTTaccaaacatttttataatttcatcatATCACTTCAAATAACTTAGGTGAACATAATGATTATAATTCCTTGAAGGTTGGTACTTTCCTTGTAGAAAAATGTCTCTTTTACAGTTCTGCTGAATATATGGCATGCATTCAAACCATGAGAAAAACTTCCCAGgttaaaaaacaatataatctGCCTTGTTTTGCAAATGGTTGTAAATATGCCTACCTACCTACAATTTGCTGTTATGTTCCTTCAAAAATTGTATCATAAGCTTTttagaaactcattttattagCTATGTGGCATTGTTTCCACTGGATACATACCATAGTTACCTTCACTTTTTTCACTTATTGATAGAAATTAGGTAGTCTATCAAAAAATATTGACCAATATCTGACCTGCTTTTGTCCTGGAGCTCTGAAAAATTCACTCTATGAGCAGCTATCTTTGTAGATCCTGTAGCTTGTGTCCTAGtctctctatttatttttgaTCATCTGAATAAGGACTGAGGCCATACATCCACCCAAAGGCTTGGGGGAAATTACAGgtcccttcttcttctccttaaTGAGGAGCATATACCCAGAGGTCTCTTCTCCATCAAACCGTGCTCTCCTAGAGACAATATAGGATGATGGTTAGGAACATGGATTTGAAATCATGGATATCTGGATTGAGTGACTTGTCCTTAATTTTCTTGCTGAATGATTTTAGGCAAACTACTCATACTCTCCAAGCCCTAGTTTCCAAcaggttaaatgaaaaaaatgacttttttgttgttctgttagGTTGAGATAATATAAAGTACATGTCACAGCAGCTAGCCTATATTACTCACATGATAAATATGTGattaatgaattattattattataatgttacTGTTATCATGATTATTAATATTACCATCTAGGCATATCTTGACTTCCTGATTTACTtcctaaaattcttttattttttctaatttaaatttgattagcCTACACATAGtatacttcttaaatttcttgAGTGCTCTCATGCAACAAGTTCTATCTTACTTGAGGGTATCATTAATAAGTCATGTAATATAGTGGAGTCAAAATAGTCTTTGAGGACAGATAgacctgggatcaaatcccaaatATATCAGATACTAGTGCTATCTAACAATGGGCAAGTTTCATCACTGAGTTCCAGCATTCTTCTCTCTTAAATGAGGATCTGGATGTTTATGTCAAAAGGTTGGGGAAgaaagggcatcttggtggctcagttgttaagcacctgcctttggctcaggtcatgatcccagggtgctgggatcaagccccacattgggctccctgctcagcaggaagcctgcttctcctgctccctctcccactccccctgtttgtattccctctcttgctgtctgtctctctctttctcaaataaataaaatctttaaaaaaaaaaatagctggggAAGGAAATGAACAGTACTTGAAAAGCACCTGGCACAAATTAGGTGTTAAGTCAGATCTCATTAACAGTGTGACTACTTTTAGCCTTAGAGTAGCCCAGTTGCAAAAATGGTGAATTTGTTCTTTATCTTCAATTTCTACTTTCATTCTGTGTGTAATCCCCAATCCTCTCCTTTCCTCAGTTTGTCTGAGGAGGTCAGTGCTCTTGTTCTACCATCCAAACCTGGTCCCCAAATATTATAAATGGCTCCCAGTCATCCCATCAGTGAAGGGATTGGCCATAGGAAATCCTCATCCAGGAATATTTACTTTAGTTGGGAACTTAAAAccttttttctcttgctgaaTGAATTTCAAGTACCAACAGTCTATTGAGTGTGGTATTTGGGGAGGAGATATGGAAGATTCGATATTGTTCTGGAAATCATACTACAAAGGTATCGTTCTGTGTGTCCCCCCAAGAAAACTGACCCAGAAAATTAGAAGAATCTCAAATAAGTTAGAGGGAGTGTTCTGTCATTAATTTTCCACAATCCATGAAGACATTGGGGTCAATGTTGGGTCCAAAGTACTGGAATCCGTGCAGAAAGCCTAGAGGCTTTTGCCTCTAGGACTAAGTGGCAAACAACCTTTCACCTATTTCTGGGAGACCTAATAGAAAATCATTCATAAATATTCTGATTTGATATCTGGTTCCAGTCATTACAGGGAGTGAGCTGGCTCCCTTTGCCATTGATATTTATCTCTCAACATGAATTTTCACCTACTAAATTAAAATGGTTCATGATTACACAATTCCTTTCACTTGTTGGTGGATAGGGGAACCAGGACTGATGGTACATGGGTGCCTTCTAAATTCAGTTGACAAAGTGATGGTGAGATTAAGTCCTCATCATAAACACATCTGTTTCTAGGTTCTCTATTTTCCTCTACTGTTTTATTAGTTTAtctttgtaaaaatacattttttgttgtACTCAATATGCCTTTACAATAAGCTTTGATATGTTATAATGAATGCCtgccttctctttaaaaaaaaaagaacatagataTTTTGATATTGATTTGGGTTAGGAAATATATCTCTTGTAGACTGCTTTAGACACACTGGAAAGATTAGAATtccttttaaaaactacatttggCTTTTAAATCACAGTTCTTTGAATATTACACCATGCTTGGGACTCAGGATTATTAGGGTAAAACCTAGGTCTTGAACAGGCCTGAGGTAAGTTTCTTAAGAGGCTGCCATGTTGAATTTAGCTGAATTTAACTGAAAATTCATGTTGAGAGATAAATATCAATGGCAAAGGGAGCCAGCTCACTCCCTGTAAATTCAACACATTTTCTACCTTTtggtagaaaaacaaatttatattgTGTATTCATTAATTGTCTATGATAGATTCTGGATCTACAGCCAATGAACAAATCAGCAATAATCATGGAATGTGTCAAGAAACAGAGGATGAAGAATTAAACAGATCACTACACACAAAATAAAGAAGGGcagtgagatttcttttttttaagattttatttacttattttagagggaaTAGAGAGcttgagtggggagagggggagtggaggagagagagaacctcaaggaGACTCCACACTGACTATGGCtcaactcactaccctgagatcatgatctgagtcagaatcaagagtcagatgtttaactgagctgagctgcccaggtgccccatgggcaATGAGATTTTTGATGTCAAGTAATTTATTCTGCTTCCAGAGAACAAACTCTGGAGTCCCAATTCTAGCCAATCCTTTTCTTACCTCAGTGACTCTGAGACTGTCTTCCTCTGCCAGCCCATCTGAAAAGTGGAAATAACAAGGTACCTCCCTCATTTATATACTTAAATGGTAGAAGCAGATACTGTACATGAGCTATTTGAACAGTGCATGAGGGccacattcaataaatgttaactgttaGTATTGTCATTTGCAGAGCCTGGCACCGATTGAGAAAGAAAGTGATTACATATCCTAAATGTacatgttttctatatttatctGGCAAAATATGCctcaaatataagaaaatatgaatgaagaCTTTTCTAAATCAAAAAGTCCTGTCTGTTATGCTCTCCACAGTGATCACTTTTTTATCCAGAAACATTCCACCTTTTCCTTTCAACTTACCTACTGGTCCCCTTCAGCTGATATACCAGCATGAGACTGGAGAACCAGAGCAACGTGTCCGAGTTCCTCCTCCTGGGGCTCCCCATCCGGCCAGAGCAGCAGGGAGTGTTCTTTGTCCTGTTCCTGGGCATGTACCTGACCACGGTGCTGGGGAACCTGCTCATCATCCTGCTCATCAGGCTGGACTCTCGcctccacacccccatgtacttcttcctcagccACTTGGCTTTCACTGATATTGCATTCTCATCTGTCACTGTCCCAAAGATGTTGATGAACATGCATACGAAGTACAAATCCATTCCTTATGCAGGGTGCATTTCacagacatatttttttatattctttgctgatttagaCAGTTTCCTAATCACTTCAATGGCCTATGACAGGTATGTGGCCATCTGTCACCCTCTGCATTATACCATCATCATGAGTCAGAGCATTTGTGTCATGCTGGTGGCTGGGTCCTGGGTCattgcttgtgcttgtgctcttttgCATACTCTCCTCCTAGCTCGGCTGTCCTTCTGTGCTGACCACACCATCCCCCACTTCTTCTGTGACCTTGCTGTCCTGCTCGAAATGTCCTGCTCAGACACCTCCCTCAACCAACTGGTAATCTTTACTGCAGGATTGACAGCTATTATGCTACCATTTTTATGCATTATGGTTTCTTATGGCCATATTGGGGCCACCATCCTCAAGGTTCCTTCTACCAAGGGCATCTGCAAAGCCTTGTCCACTTGTGGATCACATCTCTCAGTGGTGACTCTCTATTATGGGGCAATTATTGGTCTCTATTTTCTTCCCTCATCCaacaacaccaacaacaagaaCACAATTGCTTCATTGATGTACACAGTGGTCACTCCCATGTTGAACCCCTTCATTTATAGCCTGAGAAATAAAGACATGAAAGGGGCCTTGAGAAAACTCTTGAGTAAGAAAACATATTCTTTCAactgatatttctattttaaaacatcCATATGATCTTATTTCCTCAATTACATGTAAATACAAATTATCGTAAAAATAGCTCACttgtcttccttccagaatgtCACTCAGAAAAACTTTGCAGACATTATCCTTTCACCTGTTAGGGAGAATAGTAAAATGGAACGTGGTTTATAGGACTTAATTTGCTCTTTTCTTGGATGATGGGATCACAAAATACTTTGAAGATGCTGTATCACTTTGGCTGGTATCATCAAATGGAAGCCATTGATGTCAAGTAATTTATTCTGTTTCCAGAGAACAAACTCTGGAGTCCCAATCTTGGACTTTGGAGTCCCAGTTTGTTACAAAATATATTTGGTCtttcaaacatacatatatatttggaatctctaaattctacctctgaaacttgtaacacactctatgttaattaaaatgaattcaaatttagaaaatttttaaaattatattgatCATAAGAAATGGTCTataagatactttatttttttaattaaatttatttattttcagcataacagtattcattaattttttcaccacaccctgtgcttcatgcaatccatgccctctataatacccaccacctggcaccccaacctcccaccccccccccacttcaaacccttcagattgtttttaagagtccatagtctctcatgattcacctcccttccaatttcccccaactcccttctcctctctaactccccatgtcctccatgctatttgttatgctccacaaataagtgaaaccatatgataattgactctctctgcttgacttatttcactcagtataatctcttccagtcccgtccatgttgctacaaaagttgggtattcatcctttctgatggaggcataatactccatagtgtatatggaccacattttccttatccattcgtccattgaagagcatcttggttctttccatagtttggcgactgtggtcattgctgctataaacattggggtacaaatggcccttcttttcactacatctgtatctttggggtaaatacccaggagtgcaattgcagggtcataaggaagctctatttttaatttattgaggaatctccacactgttctccaaagaggctgcaccaacctgcattcccaccaacagtataagagggttcccctttctccacatcccctccaacacatgttgtttcctgtcttgttaatttgggccattctaactgttctaaggtgatatctcaatgtagttttaatttgaatctccctgagggctagtgatgatgaatattttttcatgtgtctgatagccatttgtatgtcttcattggagaagtgtctgttcacatcttctgcccattttttgatatgtttgcctgtttcatgtgtgttgagtttgaggagttcattatcgatcctggatatcaaccttttgtctgtactgtcacttgcaaatatcttctcccattccgtgggttgcctctttgttttcttgactgtttccttggctgtgcagaagcttttgattttggtgaagtcccaaaagtttattttcacttttgtttcctttgcctttggagacatttcttgaaagaagttgctgtggctgatatcgaagagattactgcctatgttcttctctaggattctgatggattcctgtctcacattgaggtcttttatccattttgagtttatctttgtgtacggtgtaaaagaatggtcgagtttcattcttctacatatagctgtccagttttcccagcaccatttattgaggagactgttttttttccactgtatatttttgcctgttttgttgaagattaattgaccatagagttcagggtccatatgtgggctctctactctgttccactggtctatgtgtctgtttttatgccagtaccatgctgtcttgatgaccacagctttgtaataaagcttgaaatcaggtaacatgatgcccccagttttatttttgtttttcaacatttccttagcgattcggggtctcttctgattccatacaaatttcgggattatttgctccagctctttgaagaatactgatttaatttattttttttaattattttttattttttattttttataaacatatatttttatccccaggggtacaggtctgtgaatcaccaggtttacacacttcatagcactcaccaaatcacataccctccccaatgtccataatcccacccccttctcccaaaccccctccccccggcaaccctcagtttgtttcgtgagattaggagtcacttatggtttgtctccctcccaatcccatcttgtttcatttattcttcttctacccacttaagcctccatgttgcatcaccacttcctcatatcagggagatcatatgatagttgtctttctctgcttgacttatttcgctaagcatgatacgctctagttccatccatgttgttgcaaatggcaagatttcatttcttttgatggctgcatagtattccattgtgtatatataccacatcttcttgatccattcatctgttgatggacatctaggttctttccatagtttggctattgtggacattgctgctataaacattcgggtgcatgtgtccctttggatcactacatttgtatctttagggtaaatacccaatagtgcaattgctgggtcatagggcagttctattttcaacattttgaggaacctccatgctgttttccagagtggctgcaccagcttgcattcccaccaacagtgtaggagggttcccctttctccgcatcctcgccagcatctgtcatttcctgacttgttgattttagccattctgactggtgtgaggtgatatctcattgtggttttgatttgtatttccctgatgccgagtgatatggagcactttttcatgtgtctgttcgccatctggatatcttctttgcagaaatgtctgttcatgtcttctgcccatttcttgattggattatttgttctttgggtgttgagtttgctgatttaatttattttttatttattttcagtataacagtattcattgtttttgtaccacacccagtgcttcatgtaatccgtgccctctctaatacccaccacctggttcccccaatctcccaccccccccaccacttaaaacccctcatattgtttttcagagtccatagtctctcatggttcacctccccttccaatttcccccaactcccttctcctaactccccatgtctaccatgctatttgttatgctccacaaaaagtgaaaccatataataattgactctctctgcttgacttatttcatgtacATCAtgttttgttgtagtgttcaacaattcattagttgcatataactaAGGAATTTTACATTTTGGTGATGATAAGTCTCCTTCACTCAGACATCAGGGACTTTGAGCCCTTCTAGAACTTCCAAGAAGAACATAGTAAAACTTACTTTCCTTACATAATAATTAACACACTACTTTCTTGTTCTTCAGGAATACAACCTACATGTCCTTTCTtcccaaacacacacagataTTCAGCAACAAAATAAATGCCACCTCAGTTGTCTCAGGTACTGGTCTAAGAGCCTAAGATACATTAAAatagagtaaattatcatatggtttcacttacttgtggagcataaggaataacacagaggagatggggagatgaagaggagaaggagttgagggaaattgtagggggagatgaaccatgagagactgtggactctgaaaaacaatctgagggttttggaggggcggggggtgggaggttgggtgaacctggtggtagctattatggagggcatgtattgcatggagcactgagtgtggtgtataaacaatgaattctggaacactgaaaagaaattttaaaaataaataaaaattaaaataaataaaaaattaaaaataataaaaattttttaaaaatcacctaatTTAATTCTGACAACAACCCTAAGagatattttgagaaaactcatgctcaaaaaaatattttggcaaaaCTCATGCTCAAAAAAAAGTCTTAACATCAGAGTTAGTGAAGGAAGATTTGAATCTTagctgtctgactccagagtgaTTGAGCATGGCACAAACTATAATTGTTTATATGAAACACTGTGTCCAGGAGAGGAATAATTAGCTCGGCCTAGTGGCAGAGTACATGAAAGACTTCCCAGAGAAGATGTTGCTTTATCTTAAACTTAACAAATCAGAATTAATCAGACACATGAAGTTCTATCTTGTCCTGGTGATCACAGGAAGAAGGAACAGCATGCTCAGGATATTAAACTGGAAGTTTCAACTGAGGTACCGAGATTTGATAGACACAAGATACCAAAGTGAGTTGTAAGATTTAAAATGTAGATGTTTATAGGAAATGCCCAATGCTCAATCATAACTCATGAGCCTCTCAACATAGACATGGGTCTAAAAAAATGCTAAGAGCTAAATATGAGAGGTTCTCATAAAGTAGTGGGGGAGTTTTTttgagaaagctgcacagtgaacCCCAAATCCTCTCAATGGACAAGGAGATGCTTTCTTCCTC
This is a stretch of genomic DNA from Mustela lutreola isolate mMusLut2 chromosome 12, mMusLut2.pri, whole genome shotgun sequence. It encodes these proteins:
- the LOC131812368 gene encoding olfactory receptor 1J1-like, coding for MRLENQSNVSEFLLLGLPIRPEQQGVFFVLFLGMYLTTVLGNLLIILLIRLDSRLHTPMYFFLSHLAFTDIAFSSVTVPKMLMNMHTKYKSIPYAGCISQTYFFIFFADLDSFLITSMAYDRYVAICHPLHYTIIMSQSICVMLVAGSWVIACACALLHTLLLARLSFCADHTIPHFFCDLAVLLEMSCSDTSLNQLVIFTAGLTAIMLPFLCIMVSYGHIGATILKVPSTKGICKALSTCGSHLSVVTLYYGAIIGLYFLPSSNNTNNKNTIASLMYTVVTPMLNPFIYSLRNKDMKGALRKLLSKKTYSFN